CATCATGTCGAGGCCATAGCGGCCGACCTTCGGCATGTAGCTGGTCATGATCTTGTAGCGGCCCTTGGGCATCAGGGGAATTTCGGCGCGCGACCAGGACGGCGTCATGCCCAGGCCGAGAAAGCCGATGCCGAGCGGAGTCGCGATCTCGCGGACCTGCGCCAGATGCGCCATCAGTTCCGCATGCGTCTGGTGCACGGTCTCGACCGGCGCGCCGGACAGCTCGAACTGGCCGCCCGGCTCCAGCGAGATGGCGCCGCCGCCGGTCACGTCATAGAGCCCGATGATGTTGCCGCGCTCCATGATCGGCTCCCAGCCGAGCAGAAGCTTCATGCCTTCGAGCAGCGCGCCGATGCCGCGCGCGCCCTCGTAGGGCACGGGGCGATGACCGTCGAGCGTGAACGGCGTCTTCTCGTGCTCGGTCCCGATGCGGAAGGCGGACGGCGGCTTCACGCCGGCCGCGAGCCACGCCACCAGTTCGTCGCGCGACTGCAGCGGGGTCATATCGATCTGGTCACGCGCCATGGGAGTCTCGGTTCAGAAGCGCTTCGAGGGTCGCGCGTGGTGACAGGAAGGGCCGCGGACCCCAGGGGGCCGCGGATGTGAATGGGAACGGATGCTTCATCGGGTCGCCGCGCCCTCTCCGGCCGCCAACGGAGCGGCCTGACCACAGGAGCAGCCAAGGCGATCCAGCAGCATGCAAAGCTTGGCAGCGTCGGTATCCGACAACTTGGAGCCGACATGCTTCTCGATCGCGGCGGAATAGGCCGACCACATCCGCTTCTGCAGTTCGCGTCCGGCCTCGGTGATCTCGACGAACTGGCCGCGCTTGTCCATCTTGCATTCGCGCCGGACGACCAGACCTTCGTCGACCAGCCGGTCGATCAGCCGGGAGGTGGAATATTGCGGGATCAGCATCTGCCGCTCCAGCTCGACCGGGCGCAGCTCGCCCGCTGGCGCCCGGGACAGCTCCAGCAGCGCATCATACCAGGCGAGCGGCGGAAAACCGGCCTTCTTCAGCTCCTGCTCGACGCAGTCCAGCACCCGGCTCTGGACCCGCATCAGGCGGATCCAGGCGGCGGTCGCCTCGGTCGATGGTTTGCGTTTCATGGGCCGGCTCGTATCCTCGGATGCGCAGTCTAGCGCATTCGATGCAGCTGCATCAATCTTGACTATTCCATGCATCTGCATGTAAGGGCGGGTGCGACCGCGCGATAGGTTCCAAGGACAAAACGGTCTCACGGAGGGAATACAAGATGAAGCTTTATTATTCACCCGGCGCCTGCTCGCTCTCGCCCCATATCGCCCTGCTCGAAGCCGGCCTGCCCTACGACCTGGTCAAGGTCGATCTGCGCGCCAAGACCCTGGAAAATGGTGACGATTACCTGAAGATCAATCCGAAGGGCCAGGTGCCGGCGCTGGGGTTGCCGAGCGGGGAGATCGTGACCGAAGGCCCGGTGATCGTCCAGATGATCGCCGACCAGGCGGCGACCAAGAACCTCGCCCCGGCGCGCGACAGCGGCGAGCGCTACAAGCTGCTGGAGTGGCTGAACTTCATCACCTCCGAGCTGCACAAGAATTTCGGCCCGATGTTCTCACCGGTGCTCGCCGACGACGCCAAGGCGTTCTTCAAGGACCGCGTGATGGGCAAGTTCAAATACATCGACAGCCAGCTCGCCGGCCGCGACTACCTGATGGGCCAGCAATTCACGGTGGCCGACGGCTATTTGTTCACCATCCTGACCTGGGCGGACCGGATGAAGTTCGACCTGTCGGCGATGCCGAATCTCGTGGCCTACAAGAACCGCGTCGCCGCACGGCCGAAGGTGCAGGAGGCGCTGACCAAGGAAGGGCTGATGAAGGCGGGGTGAGCGAGATCTTGAAAGAACTCGCTGTTGCTTCTCGGGCAGTGTGTTCTCTCCCCCCTTGTGGGGGAGAGATAGAGAGGGGGGTAGCCACAAGCGCTGGTGCCTGTGGCTACCCCCCTCCCTAACCCTCCCCCACAAGGGGGGAGGGAATGGACAGCAAGCGCGGCTCGCTTCCGCCTAGCATTCCGGTCTCAAGCCGCCGCCTTCTTCGGCGGGAAGCGGCCGTAGAAGGTTTCGCCCTTGGCGGCCATCTCCTCCAAGAGCTTCGGCGGGGCGAAGCGCGAGCCGTACTTCGCCGTGAACTTGTGGCACAGCTCGACGAACTTCTTCGTCCCCATGAAGTCGATGTAGGACAGCGTGCCGCCGGTGAACGGCGCGAAGCCGAACCCTAAGATCGAGCCGACATCGGCCTCGCGCACGTCGGTGATGACGTGGTCCTCGACGGTGCGCGCGGCTTCCACCGCCTGCACCACCAGGAAGCGCTGCTTCAGCTCCTCGACATCGAGCGTGTCGGGATCGAGATGCTTCGGCTGCAACGACGGCAGCTCCGGCCACAGGCTCTTCTGGCCCTTGCCCTTCTCGGGATAGTCGTAGAAGCCCTTGGCGTTCTTGCGGCCGAAGCGGCCCTGCTTCTCGACCAGCTCGACCATCAGCTTCTTGTGGTCCTGGTTGATCGCGTTGGGGCCGAGATCATGCTCGGTCGCCTTCATGATCTTGAGGCCGAGATCGAGCGCGACTTCGTCCGACAGCGACAGCGGGCCGACCGGCATGCCGGCCATCTTGGCGGCGTTCTCGATCATCGCCGGCGGCACGCCTTCGAGGAACATCTCGTTGCCTTCCGCGATGTAGCGCATCACGCAGCGATTGGCGAAGAAGCCGCGGGAGTCGTTGACCACGATCGGCGTCTTGCCGATGGCGCGGACGTAGTCGAGCGCGGTCGCCAGCGCGACGTCGCCGGTGTTCTTGCCCATGATGATCTCGACCAGCATCATCTTCTCGACCGGCGAGAAGAAGTGGATGCCGATGAAGCGGCCCTGGTCCTTGAACTCCTCGGCCAGCGAGGTGATCGGCAGGGTCGAGGTGTTCGACGCGAAGATCGCGCCGTCCTTCAGATAGGCCTGCGCCTTGGCGTAGGTCTCGGCCTTGACCTTGCGGTCCTCGAACACGGCCTCGATGACGAGATCGCATTCCTTCAGCGCCGCGTAGTCCGCGGTCGCAGTGATGCGGCCCATGATCGCCTCGGCCTCGCCCGGCTTGGCGCGGCCCTTCTTGACCAGGCCGTCGATCACGCTCTGCGCATGCGCCTTGCCCTTGTCGGCGCTCTCCTGATCGCGGTCGATCAGCACGACCTCGAGGCCGCCGCGGGCCGAGACGTAGCCGACGCTGGCGCCCATGAAGCCGGCGCCGATCACGGCGATCTTCTTGATCTTGGTCGCC
This region of Bradyrhizobium sp. SZCCHNS1050 genomic DNA includes:
- the gstA gene encoding glutathione transferase GstA, which translates into the protein MKLYYSPGACSLSPHIALLEAGLPYDLVKVDLRAKTLENGDDYLKINPKGQVPALGLPSGEIVTEGPVIVQMIADQAATKNLAPARDSGERYKLLEWLNFITSELHKNFGPMFSPVLADDAKAFFKDRVMGKFKYIDSQLAGRDYLMGQQFTVADGYLFTILTWADRMKFDLSAMPNLVAYKNRVAARPKVQEALTKEGLMKAG
- a CDS encoding 3-hydroxyacyl-CoA dehydrogenase NAD-binding domain-containing protein, whose protein sequence is MAYKNFKLETDADGIALITWDIPGRSMNVLDETSTNELEALVKETTADAAIKGVVITSAKEAFCAGADLSMLEGMNRIYLDVLKSKGEEAANQMLFDTSRRFSLINRAMETSGKPWVAAINGLALGGGFEITLSCHYRVAAENPKTRLGLPEIKVGLFPGAGGTQRVPRIVQPQDAMNLLLKGEALTLDKAKAMKLVDAIVPAADLIKAAKDWIKGGGKAVAPWDEKGFKLPGGPVFSKNGMMMFPAGNAIYRRETYDNYPAARAIMSCVYEGLQLPIDAALRVESRYFTKILRSKEAAAMIRSLFLSMQELNKGARRPADVPATKIKKIAVIGAGFMGASVGYVSARGGLEVVLIDRDQESADKGKAHAQSVIDGLVKKGRAKPGEAEAIMGRITATADYAALKECDLVIEAVFEDRKVKAETYAKAQAYLKDGAIFASNTSTLPITSLAEEFKDQGRFIGIHFFSPVEKMMLVEIIMGKNTGDVALATALDYVRAIGKTPIVVNDSRGFFANRCVMRYIAEGNEMFLEGVPPAMIENAAKMAGMPVGPLSLSDEVALDLGLKIMKATEHDLGPNAINQDHKKLMVELVEKQGRFGRKNAKGFYDYPEKGKGQKSLWPELPSLQPKHLDPDTLDVEELKQRFLVVQAVEAARTVEDHVITDVREADVGSILGFGFAPFTGGTLSYIDFMGTKKFVELCHKFTAKYGSRFAPPKLLEEMAAKGETFYGRFPPKKAAA
- a CDS encoding helix-turn-helix domain-containing protein; amino-acid sequence: MKRKPSTEATAAWIRLMRVQSRVLDCVEQELKKAGFPPLAWYDALLELSRAPAGELRPVELERQMLIPQYSTSRLIDRLVDEGLVVRRECKMDKRGQFVEITEAGRELQKRMWSAYSAAIEKHVGSKLSDTDAAKLCMLLDRLGCSCGQAAPLAAGEGAATR